From one Gossypium arboreum isolate Shixiya-1 unplaced genomic scaffold, ASM2569848v2 Contig00320, whole genome shotgun sequence genomic stretch:
- the LOC128288898 gene encoding early nodulin-like protein 3 produces the protein MANSILRTLDYESKGFVAVGLLCLMMMMMIQKGYAREFQVNWGLHNGSNAQTYNQWAEHNRFQIGDSLVFNYAPNEDSVLYVSEDAYKNCNVESPWSKYTDGHTVFSLDHSGPYHFISGTKGNCQKDEKLVVVVLADRTNRSSNANVTNAPSPAPSGSVDVMVPSPAPVNETNAPSPPPTGSTNVMPPSPAPSAESPPTGTVEVNPTPAPSEESHPPNVATCLRWMSTTMGTMLVASTLVLGF, from the exons ATGGCAAACTCCATTTTGAGAACATTAGATTATGAAAGCAAAGGATTTGTAGCAGTGGGGCTGCTTtgtttgatgatgatgatgatgattcaaAAGGGTTATGCAAGAGAATTCCAAGTGAACTGGGGTCTTCATAATGGCTCCAATGCTCAAACTTACAATCAATGGGCTGAACACAACAGATTTCAGATTGGTGACTCACTTG TGTTTAACTACGCACCAAACGAAGATTCAGTGCTATATGTGAGTGAGGATGCCTACAAGAACTGCAATGTAGAGTCACCCTGGTCCAAATACACCGATGGCCACACTGTTTTCTCATTGGATCATTCAGGGCCATACCATTTCATCAGTGGTACCAAAGGCAATTGCCAAAAGGACGAGAAGTTAGTGGTCGTCGTCTTAGCTGATCGGACCAACCGTTCTTCCAACGCAAACGTAACCAACGCTCCTTCTCCCGCGCCATCTGGTTCGGTCGATGTAATGGTGCCGTCTCCAGCACCCGTAAACGAAACCAATGCTCCTTCTCCTCCACCAACCGGTTCGACCAACGTAATGCCGCCATCTCCGGCACCTTCTGCGGAGTCTCCACCGACGGGGACAGTGGAGGTTAACCCGACACCGGCACCGAGTGAAGAGTCACATCCACCAAATGTTGCAACTTGTTTGAGGTGGATGAGTACTACAATGGGAACAATGTTGGTGGCTTCAACTCTTGTTTTAGGGTTCTAA
- the LOC108450014 gene encoding LOW QUALITY PROTEIN: protein disulfide-isomerase 5-3-like (The sequence of the model RefSeq protein was modified relative to this genomic sequence to represent the inferred CDS: inserted 2 bases in 2 codons), producing MISSSKIKSVDFYRKIPRDLTEASLSGAGLSIIAALAMMFLFGMEMSNYFTVSTSTSVIVDNSSDGDFLRIDFNMSFPALSCEFASVDVSDVLGTNRLNITKTIRKFSIDQHLRPTGAEFHSGPVPHSVKHGDEVDEETVEGAVPLNGVSFDKLSHVYPILVVNFXAPWCYWSIRLKPSWEKTANIIRQRYDPEADGRILLAKVDCTEEVDLCRRHHIQGYPSIRIFRKGSDLREDHGHHEHESYYGDRDTETLVKAMEDLVASIPRENQRLALEDKSNITKRPAPLXGGCRIEGYVRVKKVPGNLIISARSGAHSFDTSKMNMSHVINHLSFGKTISPRLLSDAKRLIPYLGRSHDRLNGRLFINHRDLDANVTIEHYLQIVKTEVVTRKSSREHTLIEEYEYTAHSSLAQSIYIPVVKFHFELSPMQVLVTENPKSFSHFLTNVCAIIGGVFTVAGILDSILHNTIRLMKKVELGKNF from the exons ATGATTTCTTCAAGCAAGATCAAATCCGTCGATTTCTACAG GAAAATCCCTAGAGATTTAACAGAGGCATCTTTATCCGGTGCAGGGTTATCCATCATAGCTGCATTGGCTATGATGTTTTTATTTGGAATG gaaatgagtaaTTATTTTACAGTCAGCACCTCTACATCTGTTATTGTTGACAATAGTTCTGATGGAGACTTTCTACGCATTGATTTTAACATGAG TTTTCCAGCGCTCTCATGTGAATTTGCATCTGTTGACGTGAGTGATGTCTTGGGAACT AACAGGTTGAATATAACAAAAACAATCCGAAAGTTTTCAATAGATCAACATTTAAGACCTACTGGTGCTGAGTTTCATTCTGGACCTGTTCCACATTCTGTTAAGCATGGAGATGAAGTTGATGAAGAAACTGTTGAGGGTGCTGTACCATTAAATGGTGTTAGCTTTGACAAACTTTCACATGT GTATCCAATTTTAGTTGTAAATT TTGCTCCTTGGTGCTACTGGAGTATTCGCCTG AAACCATCATGGGAGAAAACTGCTAACATAATAAGGCAGAG ATATGATCCAGAAGCGGATGGGCGTATTCTTCTGGCCAAGGTTGATTGCACTGAAGAAGTTGACTTGTGTAGGAG GCATCACATCCAAGGATATCCATCCATTCGTATTTTCCGTAAAGGCAGTGATCTGAG GGAGGACCACGGACACCATGAACATGAATCTTATTATGGAGATCGTGATACAGAAACCCTGGTTAAG GCGATGGAAGATTTGGTTGCTTCTATTCCACGAGAGAACCAAAGGCTGGCTTTAGAGGATAAATCCAATATAACAAAACGACCAGCACCAT ACGGAGGATGCAGAATTGAAGGATATGTCCGTGTAAAGAAG GTTCCCGGCAATCTTATCATCTCTGCTCGTTCAGGAGCCCATTCTTTTGATACTTCTAAAATGAACATGTCTCATGTCATTAACCATCTTTCGTTTGGTAAAACGATTTCGCCTCGGTTACTGAGTGATGCAAAGAGATTAATACCTTATCTTGGGAGAAGCCATGACAGGTTGAATGGTCGGCTGTTCATTAATCACCGGGATTTAGATGCAAATGTTACT ATAGAGCATTACCTTCAAATAGTCAAAACAGAGGTAGTTACAAGAAAATCTTCTCGGGAACATACGTTAATTGAGGAATATGAATACACCGCCCACAGCAGTCTGGCACAGAGCATATACATACCTGTTGTGAAATTTCATTTCGAGTTATCTCCAATGCAG GTTTTGGTAACAGAGAACCCAAAATCGTTCTCACACTTCCTCACCAATGTCTGTGCTATAATAGGAGGTGTTTTCACG GTAGCTGGGATATTGGATTCAATATTACACAATACAATTAGGTTGATGAAGAAAGTAGAATTAGGGAAAAACTTTTGA
- the LOC108452589 gene encoding rab GTPase-activating protein 22-like, with protein sequence MWGAPAEPADSYYEVRPECTDVPNTKFKIRPGKTLSVRRWKAAFSPDGRLDIAKTLDRIHRGGIHPTIRGEVWEFLLGCFDADSTYEERDQIRQQRRYFTYLHSFYFLFNLLEIMFFLSRAICKMKSDCREIFPVVGSGKYITAPVITEDGQPISDPLVLAETSQDDNTIEIVKELTSRGPLDNKVIQWLLTLHQIGLDVRRADRTLVFYEKEENLAKLWDILSVYAWIDTDVGYCQGMSDLCSPMIMLLEDEADAFWCFERLMRRLRGNFRCTDSSVGVETQLCSLATVTQVIDPKLHQHLETLGGGDYLFAFRMLMVLFRREFSFCDSLYLWEMMWALEYDPDMFYQYEDSGSDMEKTEGAKVRQKSTRKCGKYERENMKVKNPEAHLPISVFLVASVLKDKSSTL encoded by the exons atGTGGGGAGCTCCAGCAGAACCTGCAGATTCTTATTATGAGGTCCGACCTGAATGTACTGATGTTCCGAACACCAAATTTAAGATCAGg CCTGGAAAAACTCTAAGCGTGAGGAGATGGAAAGCTGCATTTTCTCCAGATGGCCGTTTGGATATTGCCAAAACTCTAGACCGTATACATCGTGGG GGGATCCATCCGACAATTAGAGGAGAAGTATGGGAGTTTCTACTTGGTTGCTTTGATGCCGATAGCACATACGAGGAAAGGGATCAGATACGTCAGCAACGAAGGTACTTCACTTATCTTcattccttttattttctattcaaTCTTTTGgaaattatgttttttttatcgA GAGCAATATGCAAAATGAAGAGTGATTGTCGTGAAATATTTCCTGTCGTTGGAAGTGGCAAGTACATAACAGCGCCTGTAATAACCGAAGACGGTCAGCCAATTAGTGACCCTTTAGTACTTGCGGAGACAAGTCAAG ATGATAATACGATAGAAATTGTGAAGGAACTAACGAGTCGCGGTCCTTTGGACAATAAAGTAATCCAGTGGCTGCTTACATTGCATCAAATAG GCCTGGATGTGAGGCGTGCCGACCGGACTTTAGTATTCTACGAGAAGGAAGAGAATTTAGCGAAACTATGGGATATTCTCTCTGTTTATGCTTGGATAGATACTGATGTTGGCTACTGTCAAG GAATGAGTGACCTATGTTCCCCGATGATTATGCTTCTTGAAGATGAAGCTGATGCATTTTGGTGCTTCGAGCGTTTAATGCGTAGATTG AGAGGAAATTTCCGGTGCACCGATAGTTCGGTCGGGGTTGAAACACAGCTTTGTAGTTTGGCGACGGTAACTCAAGTTATCGACCCGAAACTTCATCAGCACTTAG AGACGCTAGGTGGAGGTGATTATCTCTTTGCTTTCCGAATGCTAATGGTCTTATTTCGTCGAGAGTTCTCATTTTGCGATTCCTTATACTTATGGGAG ATGATGTGGGCTCTGGAATATGATCCGGACATGTTCTACCAGTACGAAGATTCGGGTTCGGATATGGAGAAAACCGAAGGTGCTAAAGTAAGACAGAAATCAACACGAAAGTGCGGGAAATACGAGAGGGAAAATATGAAGGTGAAAAACCCTGAAGCTCATCTTCCCATTTCCGTTTTCCTCGTCGCCAGTGTCTTGAAAGACAAAAGCTCAACGCTA